Proteins encoded in a region of the Pelmatolapia mariae isolate MD_Pm_ZW linkage group LG16_19, Pm_UMD_F_2, whole genome shotgun sequence genome:
- the LOC134646182 gene encoding RNA polymerase II elongation factor ELL-like, with protein sequence MSALKENQCYGLSSGKLSRGGNISVFHVKLTDSAATAINTFQNGKGWSAQPTICFSGNEGRITIPCSENRDEVRNFTFGVTNVARDNPHGSFDCIKQLSTSAAEELSCLGVIQKKMTVKATDESYDKARQSMAQAEEETRSRGAIVIKHGGRYQGKKVTVRAPAPALARLTKPKHSSLLSNIKKGVGASKPKKDACASNRRSSCDLQEKPLRERVMHLLALRPYRRPELILRLQKDGLTAGDKNMLDSVLMEVAQLNSRDSTYVLKDSLYKELQKDWPGYSSGDQQLLKRILVRRLFQPQQNLLAVPEAQVSPLRDTPNSSPAHRPKHSLPEEYTDPLASKKPRISHFSSKAATDKSKTRPSKQAHEDVTADDKQRVSLDPQRLIDSLSAVCQQEEKVAKRLEPPHAPPKEPEIPEDHPQDNSDRPPSPLTVPDLTKHAIKKKKSKHKHRDHEKDKKRDRMEKRKRPSSEHPNSKASLDCTEPADIFFDSNALRVDSDTPDYLLKYTVICSHEQRQSYKQDFNKEYNEYRDLHARIDSVTQQFMDLDTQLKQLHHESHKYKTVRNQILQEYRKIKKSNPNYNQDKARCEYLHNKLAHIKKLISEYDQQQLRVEHAALN encoded by the exons ATGTCGGCGTTAAAGGAGAACCAGTGTTACGGGCTGTCCAGCGGCAAACTGAGCCGCGGCGGTAACATCTCCGTTTTTCACGTAAAACTCACTGACAGCGCGGCAACAGCCATTAATACCTTCCAAAACGGCAAG GGCTGGTCGGCCCAACCCACCATCTGTTTTAGTGGAAATGAAGGG AGAATCACCATCCCTTGTTCGGAAAATAGAGATGAAGTCAGGAATTTCACCTTTGGTGTGACTAATGTTGCCCGTGATAATCCCCACGGAAGCTTTGACTGCATCAAACAGCTCAGCACCAG TGCCGCCGAGGAGCTGTCATGTCTCGGGGTGATTCAGAAGAAGATGACAGTCAAAGCCACAGATGAGTCGTACGATAAAGCTCGTCAGAGCATGGCCCAAGCCGAGGAGGAGACGCGCAGCCGAGGGGCCATTGTCATCAAACACGGAGGCCGCTACCAGG GCAAGAAGGTAACAGTGCGAGCCCCAGCCCCTGCTCTGGCCAGACTCACCAAGCCAAAACACTCGTCTCTTCTCAGCAACATTAAGAAGGGAGTCGGTGCGTCCAAGCCGAAGAAAGATGCCTGTGCATCAAACAGGAGAAGCAGTTGTGATTTGCAAGAGAAGCCCCTCAGGGAGAGAGTAATGCACCTGCTGGCTCTAAGGCCATACAGGAGGCCCGAGTTGATCCTGAGGCTGCAGAAAGACGGGCTGACAGCAGGAGACAAAAACATGCTGGACTCTGTACTaatggag GTCGCTCAGCTTAATAGTAGAGACAGCACATATGTTCTGAAGGACAGTCTGTATAAGGAGCTGCAGAAGGACTGGCCTGGCTACAGCTCTGGAGACCAGCAGCTCCTCAAGCGCATCCTTGTCAG GCGACTGTTTCAACCGCAACAGAACCTCCTCGCTGTCCCTGAGGCCCAGGTCAGCCCACTGCGAGACACGCCCAACTCTTCGCCAGCACACCGTCCAAAGCATTCCCTGCCAGAGGAATACACTGACCCTTTGGCCTCCAAGAAGCCCAGGATATCCCATTTTTCCAGCAAAGCAGCCACTGACAAGTCAAAAACGAGGCCTTCTAAACAAGCTCACGAGGACGTCACAGCAGATGACAAGCAAAGAGTATCGCTTGATCCTCAGAGACTTATCGACTCCTTGTCAGCAGTCTGTCAGCAGGAGGAAAAGGTGGCTAAAAGGTTAGAACCACCTCACGCTCCCCCGAAAGAACCCGAAATTCCAGAAGATCACCCTCAGGATAACTCAGATCGCCCCCCGTCCCCTCTAACGGTGCCAGATCTTACCAAACAtgcaataaaaaagaagaagagcaaacacaaacacagagaccat GAGAAGGATAAGAAGAGAGACAGgatggagaaaagaaaaagacccaGCTCAGAGCATCCAAACAGCAAAGCCTCTCTGGACTGCACAG agcCAGCTGACATTTTTTTTGACTCTAATGCACTTCGAGTGGACAGTGACACACCAGACTATTTATT GAAGTACACTGTGATTTGTAGCCATGAGCAGAGACAAAGttacaaacaggactttaacaAGGAGTACAATGAGTATCGAGATTTACACGCTCGCATTGACAGCGTGACGCAGCAGTTCATGGATTTGGACACACAACTCAAGCAACTCCACCATGAATCACATAAATATAAG